Proteins found in one Panicum hallii strain FIL2 chromosome 4, PHallii_v3.1, whole genome shotgun sequence genomic segment:
- the LOC112889336 gene encoding zingipain-2-like, giving the protein MRSPRCPVPAAALLALTVALAASVAVAAPLERADEEVRRLYEAWRSEHRRPRCNCSKAGEEDRLRLEVFRANLRYIDAHNAEADAGLHTFRLGLTPFADLTLEEFVRRALGFRNATAPRVASTRYLPRAGDDLPDAVDWRLQGAVTEVKNQRQCGGCWAFSAVAAMEGINKIVTGNLVSLSEQELIDCDSQDSGCNGGDMGNAFEFVINNGGIDTEADYPFIGKDGTCDAIRENKKVVSIDSYEMVPPNNEKALQKAVANQPVSVAINANSPAFQHYTSGIFNGVCGLQLDHGVTAVGYGSEGGRDFWIVKNSWGPGWGEGGYIRMARNVFLPTGKCGIAMDASYPVKNGPNNPMAKAGISKMALA; this is encoded by the exons ATGCGTTCCCCACGCTGTCCGGTGCCTGCCGCGGCGCTGCTCGCGCTCACGGTGGCGCTGGCCGCGTCCGTCGCCGTCGCGGCGCCGCTGGAGCGGGCGGACGAGGAGGTGCGGCGGCTGTACGAGGCGTGGAGGTCGGAGCACCGGCGGCCGCGCTGCAACTGCAGCAAGGCCGGCGAGGAGGACCGGCTGCGGCTGGAGGTGTTCCGCGCCAACCTGCGCTACATCGACGCGCACAACGCGGAGGCCGACGCGGGGCTTCACACCttccgcctcggcctcaccccCTTCGCCGACCTCACCCTGGAGGAGTTCGTCCGTCGCGCCCTCGGCTTCCGCAACGCCACGGCGCCACGGGTGGCCAGCACCCGCTACCTGCCCCGCGCCGGCGACGACCTCCCCGACGCCGTCGACTGGCGCCTGCAGGGCGCCGTCACCGAGGTCAAGAACCAACGGCAATGCG GTGGGTGCTGGGCGTTCTCGGCAGTGGCAGCCATGGAGGGGATCAACAAGATCGTGACGGGCAACCTCGTATCGCTCTCGGAGCAGGAGCTGATTGACTGCGACAGCCAGGACAGCGGCTGCAACGGCGGCGACATGGGCAACGCCTTCGAGTTCGTGATCAACAATGGCGGGATCGACACCGAGGCCGACTACCCCTTCATCGGAAAAGACGGGACCTGTGATGCCATCAGG GAGAACAAAAAGGTTGTCTCCATAGATTCGTACGAGATGGTGCCACCCAACAACGAGAAGGCGCTGCAGAAGGCGGTGGCGAACCAGCCCGTCAGCGTCGCCATTAACGCGAACAGCCCTGCGTTCCAGCACTACACCTCG GGCATCTTCAACGGGGTCTGCGGGCTGCAGCTGGACCACGGCGTGACGGCGGTGGGCTACGGCAGCGAGGGCGGCAGGGACTTCTGGATCGTGAAGAACTCGTGGGGCCCCGGGTGGGGCGAGGGCGGCTACATCCGCATGGCGCGCAACGTGTTCTTGCCCACAGGCAAGTGCGGCATCGCCATGGACGCGTCGTACCCGGTGAAGAACGGCCCCAACAACCCGATGGCGAAAGCTGGGATTAGTAAGATGGCTCTTGCTTAG